In Monodelphis domestica isolate mMonDom1 chromosome 1, mMonDom1.pri, whole genome shotgun sequence, the sequence CATTAGGGATCTAAGAGGAGGTGGAATACCACTCTGTGACAAAATGATTCTGTCCTTCCCAGAGGCCTAGGAAACCCTTCAAGGACTCCTAAAGGACTTCTGGTTAGCATGATCTGGTTAGCACATGATACTAATAAGGAGAGGTTTGATCCCTGAGTGGGCCACTTAGACTTAATCTGTTCTATAGCTAGAGACTACAAGCCTAGGCCTGACTAGCTAGCTGTCTTGGAAATGTGTGCTATTTGTCACAAAGGGGATAAATGAAGGACTATGGTTGAATCAGTGCAAATCTTTCCCCACTGCTGGCAAAACAGCTCAAAACATACTTCTTACTGATTAGGTCAGTATTAtcagctttttgttttgttttaatgttaaGGATGGGTTCTGGTACATTAATGTTAAGACTGGGTGGAGCAGTTGcaaatgacattttcttttcagACTTACCTCTGTGTAAGTCTGCCTTATCTGAAAGGGATTTGAATTTCCCCCCACTCTTTTACTCTATTCTTCCTGCATTCCCTTTTCTGTGGCCCAGTTTATCTCTCCTTTTGGGACTGAATGTGTGAACTAGGCTAAGTCtcaaagaaagatggaagaaaatgatgtagggagaatgggaagaaaagaaggaaattaggtagggagtgaggaaaggaaggtgaggagataattataattatataaaaataatttatatgatactttaatGTTTGCAGAGTGTTTTATAAACATCTCTCTTTACCCCCAAAAGAAGGGGATGAGATGGGTACAGCAAGTATCATGATTCTCACTTAACAGATGAGGCcataagaagggaggaaaggaaggcaagaaggCAGGAAGGTTGCTCCTTTCTCTACTATTGTCCCAGTTCACACTCCTTACCCTGCTCCAAGAAATCCCCAACTCCATATCTTCCAAGGGATCTATAGAGCATGACAAAGAGGTGATCCCAAGAGTGACTCTCATGCACATCACGGTTGACCTAGGATGAAGCTTTCTTACTAATGACTGCAttccccatccccccacccccaccccaccacgGGACAGCTCCGGTCATGCTTGATCTTGTTTCAGTagggcttttttggggggagaggtaGTAGAAGAGAGGCATCGATTCTCAGTATTCTTTACCTGGCTCTGGCCGTAGTCCAGCTTTTCAACAGCGTACCTCATCTTCCCCTGGCCCTGTCCTTACCTCACCATAGCCCATATAAACCTGTCCAATTCCTTCTAGTCTCCACTTGCTTCCCAAGATGGCCCTAGAGAATGTGTGCAACTGGCAGGCTCCCGAAGCCTTGAGACCTCATTTGTCTGGGGCTGGGGACTGGGCTGTTCCCAGGGGATATGATCCCCGTGTCTTTCTGCAGACACAGGGTCCAGACCTGGCACATGGAACCACCACACTGGCCTTCCGGTTCCAACATGGAGTCATTGCCGCAGCTGACACTCGCTCCTCCTGCAACAACTATGTGGCCTGCCCTTCGTCCCAGAAAGTCATTCCTGTCCACCAGCACCTTATAGGCACAACTTCAGGCACCTCGGCTGACTGTGCCACCTGGTACCGAATACTGCAACGGGAACTTCGCCTTCGGGCTCTAAGGGAGGGCCAGCTGCCCAGTGTGGCAGGGGCTGCCAAGCTTCTCTCCAGCATGCTGTTCCATTACCGGGGGTTGGGGCTGTGCGTGGCCACAGCCCTGTGTGGTTGGGACCAGGCTGGCCCTGCCCTCTTTTATGTGTACAGCGATGGGACCCTCCTGTCCGGTGACGTCTTCTCTGTGGGCTCTGGCTCACCTTATGCCTATGGCGTGATGGACCGCGGCTACCGCTATGACATGACCATCGAGGAGGCTTACACCCTGGCTCGCCAAGCTGTGGCCCATGCTACCCGAAGGGATGCCTATTCAGGTGGCTCTGTGGACCTGTACCACGTGAAGGCGAGTGGCTGGGAGCGAGTGTCTCGGGAGGATGCATGTGTGCTATACTTCAGGCTGCAGGAGACTGGAGACCAGGAGGAAGAGACCAGCCCTGCATCTCCCTGagccttttcttccctccctcctcttctgttTGGACCTCATCCAAACAAGACAAAAGGCATGCCAGTATGGTCCAGGAGGAGATTCCAGAACCCAAAGGGGAGCCTCTTGGAGGCAGAAAAGACAAGAGATGCTGGGAGGAGGACTAGCGGACAAAGGATGCTGACAAAGTGACCAGGTGAATGAAGCCCTTCAGGACCAAGTCATGTGACTCTATCTTCCCCAAATCCCCCTCCCCATTTATTGAAAGCTCCTGTCCAGCATTGACTTCCAGACCACTTGACTTCTCTCCTCATCTTCTGATCTATCTGGATAGATCTCGCAAGTCTTCTCTGCTTTGAATTTTCTCCCTGAGAAACTGGGTTCCCTGGATTCAGCGTTCCTCTCACCTGTTTCCCCTCTGCTCTCATACTTGTACTTTCCTCATGCCTTTCtacctttttgttttttccattgaGAGGGTTGTTCCTTGTGCTTTTAGCAGTTTCTCTTGGctgctttctccttttctttgtctccTAATTCTGTGGGTAGAACTACTTTTGGCACCTTCCCATTGTTCACTCCTCCTCCATCCAACACTGCCCTCAGCTCTTCCCAGCCTGATTCTTACACTGGGACACTGGGGATGCTAGAGTCTGACCTCTTTGTAGGGGTTAATTAATTTCTGAGACTCAGTACTTCCAGTTCCACAATTCTACAGTTCTGTGTGACCCTGCTTCAAGAATAGGGAGTCTCCTAAcagggggaagggaacaagtcCTTGGGCTGCCTGACATTTTCCTCTGAGGGTTGTAGTCttcaaattattaaaattaaattcaaacaaTATTCATTAAGCATCAATTATGGACAGTGCCTCGTTCTAGAAGAGGAATATGAAGGTGAAATGAAACCCAGCttttgttctcaagaagcttacagtctaacaaTGTGAATCTCTTCTGCCACCAGCTTTGGCTTGTTCCTGCCTCCATCCTTCCCCTCTCTGTGGTCGACTTTGACTATAAGGACTCTGGAAGGGTGGCAACTTGATTGGCTTATCCCAAGTAGAGCATACACTCTCCTTTGGCTCTCTCCAGGGGAAGGAATAGTATTCTTAGACACCAGAAGGGATCGAGAGCCATCAGATTGCCACCCCACCCCCCCTTATAATTTGGGAAGAGGCTTTAAGTCCAGTTAATGTGGGGTATGGGGAGGGGCAGTGCCCCTTAGGGGCTTCTGGACCCAAAGCTTTGGTTTGAGCAGGCCTGCCCCAATCTGAATGAGTCTCCTCTGAATcatgcagacagacagacagacattatAGAGGTTTCAGGTTTGATGGTTTAGCCCAGGTCCTTCcatacatttctttctccactgtAGGGTACACAGATTGAATAGAGTATTTCAGATCATGCAAattaactctctccctctccttggcCAGTTTTGGAGAGGTGAAGAAAGGCTATCAAACAGGCCTCTCCCCAAGGCCACCATCTCAGGCCTTTAGGAACTGAGAAGACTACGAGGCTAAAGGTTTCATGAACTGGCTCCTATTCAGGGAATAGTTTTGCTCCAGGCTGAGGTGGGCCAGCCATCTCACCAAGACTAGGGGCACCACGAATAGACATACAGGGGGAGAAATGTTTGTGGGTAAATTCAGGCTGAGAGGGACAGGGGAGAAGGGACAAGTTGGTGCAGTGAAAATATCTGTCTGCATGCAGCTAGTCCTATCAACTTTAATCCTCTTCTGTCATCCCCACCCCTCCATCTCCTGCCTGGGGCTGTGGAACTATCAAACTCAGGGTCATTGGGAGTGGCTGAATAGACTAGCTAGGGAGAGATTTTGCTGAGCTGACATCTTGGGGCTTGGTCCTTgctatttctctcctctccattcatcttcctcagttctcATTAAGTAAATGATTGAAAGGGTCAATGGTGGGAAGAGGGGATAAGGATAGAAATGGAGAAatgatagagggagagagaaagagagagagagggagagagagattgagataaaaatagagagagattaaaagacatgcaaacatacatacatatatacatacatatgcatatgtatgtatatatatatgagagagagagggggagagagagataaaaggagggagggagaaagagattaaaggagggagggagaaagagagatatgaaaggagggagagagagagatgaaaggagggaaggagaaagagagaggggggaggaagagagggagggagtgagaaaggggaggaagagagggagggagaaagagagagagagatgaaaggagggagaaagagagagatatgaaaggagggagggagagagagagagatgaaaggagggagggagaaagagaggggggagagggaaagagggagggagagaaagagagagagagacagagacagagagagacagagatggagagagagagagagagagagagagagagagagagagagagagagagagagagagagagagagagaaagaggttaCAAAGGAATCAGAAAAGCCAAAAAGGATCAGAGTAGGATGGC encodes:
- the PSMB11 gene encoding proteasome subunit beta type-11; its protein translation is MALENVCNWQAPEALRPHLSGAGDWAVPRGYDPRVFLQTQGPDLAHGTTTLAFRFQHGVIAAADTRSSCNNYVACPSSQKVIPVHQHLIGTTSGTSADCATWYRILQRELRLRALREGQLPSVAGAAKLLSSMLFHYRGLGLCVATALCGWDQAGPALFYVYSDGTLLSGDVFSVGSGSPYAYGVMDRGYRYDMTIEEAYTLARQAVAHATRRDAYSGGSVDLYHVKASGWERVSREDACVLYFRLQETGDQEEETSPASP